CTCTTGAAGCACTGTGGTCACAATTGGTTGTATCAGACCTTTGGCAAATGAAAGTTGAAGTTgagtaaaagaaaaactaatcgTCTCTTTCTATGCCGGGAAGAATTTCCCGTTTTACTtttgcaaaaaaagaaaaaagaatttcCGTTTTTACTGGGCAAATTGTGTGATTTAGGGATTTTAAGAATCAGTTTCGCGAGATTAATTGCGTTTGTATATGGGAGAGTTGGACTAGTAAtgcgcaaagacttgtttttttttttttttaacgctgatctATTATGATCTTACACgaaaatatttgtttgtttgctATATCTATGAGAATAATATGTTTTCTATAAGCACTCTCTAGGTCATATTGGTTACAAAATGTTGATAACATTTTtgataaatcaataaaataatatgcatGTGTTGGAAACGATGATTAATAGTCCAATGATGTGTTATATACAGCTAATAGTAATTGATTTATTTCTCGATTTGTATTATAGTCTATGATTTGTTTGTGAACATGGGTTTTGATAGGCGATAGATTAGTTGGGTGATGAGCTGTGTTCGACCTGTTTCTTATACAGGGTTGATCAATGGAGAATCTCATGAGCATTTCACTCCGTAAAAGGGAATTAGGTATGAAGATCCATTAATTCCTTTCTTATTCATCATTTGTGCTGAACATGATAAATTCGAGTTTATTGTGCttctaatttaaaactaaactagatctcgatctgCGCAACCGCgcagtttttgttttcatttatttttatataaatattttgtttcaattctaaattggtatatattataatatatatgtgtctatcaattttaaaacataataagtttacggtatatttttctcaatgaatagattgtttcaaactttcacatgtatttgtatcttcttctatatatatattttcagattattatttcattattaaaatcgtaactatatatataaagattagtaaaatattttttattgtgatattcaaagatattgtaacatttcacaaatttagaattttttttaaaaaattaaacttttcgcttcatagatttatattatcgagtaaataattaaacacttaatttttgtttaatttttaaaataaactatatagtttaaaatttgttttcattggtttaaggtagtaaagattaatcattgatagataatataatttttgttatttaaaaaatatctttataattttaaaagttaacatcgacaaatatttagatatttaacatatggaggtatagtattacaacattaaattatatctatttaatttataatatctataaatccaatacatcatctattgtttaaattcaattattgatagcccaataaaaatatctggtaggcccaaaatttaaatgataagattagagattaaatgtaacatgactttttaggaatatgtccattaggtccatttttaaaaaaatcacacatgaatcaaagttgtgacttctgttttaatatataaaatagattgGCTATAAACCTTTAGATATTTCTCATGTCTCAGTTAGACTCCCGATGTGAGAGCTTATATTCTCATAGTCTCCCTCGAGATGATGTTTCCTATAACTATTAATCTTGACAATATCCCAATCTAGGATTCAATTCAGTCAGACCGCATGAACATTCGGGCCAGGCCGGTTTAGGATTGATAGGGTATCTTTCCTTCTTTTAAAGGGCCCGATCGATTTCGGTTCAGTTGGGAAAGGTGTGTCGGACTCTGATACCATGCTTAATTCAGACTTATCATGAACTTCCTACTTAAAACCAATTGCGATAAGTGAACTTACTCTAACTTTTCATATATTACTCACTAGGTGACTTTCCCGTTCTTAagcacaaatataaatatttacaaaatagtcaaattataattaattaatctatAGTTTCCactttttgataaattttaaattattttatgatctatatgtatgaaaaataattaaacaaaaatgaggGAAACCATTAGAGATGGTCTTGGTAATCAGTTCAACACCCAGCCCTTCTAACCAGTTTGAGCTATAAGTGGCTTCAAAccattattataatttaataatttataaaccatttgtaattagtatatttattaattttaaacgGTGGTTTATACTATTAGTCAAACGGCTAATTATAAGAAACTTAGGTACAACCGGTACCACTGCTAGTGCTCTTAGAGTATGATTAACCAGGAGTTCTTAGAATGAGGTTTTTAatggaagtttttttttttttgtgtaaggcagcaaataattgtttttaacggaagttaaaaaactgtttcttaacttttaactaaaaaagctaagaaccggttcttaaagtttttatttaaaagttaagaaataattttttaacttcCGTTAAAAACTCCAATCTAAGAATtttgggttaatcatggtcttattaTGTCTAGTTGTTGTGAAATTTATATGTCAGTCAAGGAGAATTCCCGTTCACTTTTACTGTAAAGTATAATACACTCACGTGCATGAAAGATGTATACATTTATTGACCAAGACATTCAACGCTTCTCAGGGCATTAATGGACAACGCGGGATCTAAGCAAAGACTCGCACGATATACATATATGATCGGATACATAATCTTTGACGGATCTTAATTAGtttattaatcaaaaatacTCGATCCGTACTGCTTCACGAATAGGTTACAAATATATCTATTCACCGCCAAAATATTTGATATGAACACTGCATACGTCAAACTTGTAAAGTCATTAATTATGTAAATGTGAAAACTGGAAAGGGACGTGGTCGTAGCGCCGCACCATGAATCTTTCAGAGTTGATCACAGGCGCGTCAGTGAGGACCTCACAGATACGCGTGGAAGGGGTGAAACGGATCACGAACTGATGCTCCGTGATCTTGTACGTGGAAGCGCACCTTGCAACTTCAAAACGATCCACTTTTACTATAGAACCGGACTTCAGATCAGGACGGTCGTGACTCGCTCGATTAGCGGGAATGAACCCGTGAATAACCGAGTCCTGCAAggaaatttaaaaatcaaaatattagaactttttaatcaaaaaaaaaaacgtaaagcTAGCAGATCTATAATACAAAAGTCAGTACCAGTTCATCGAGGAATCGAAATATTAgaacattttaataaaaaaaaaacggaaagCTAGAAGATCTATAATACAAAAGTCAGTACCAGTTCATCGAGGAGGAGAATCGTGATCCCCATGAACTCTCCATTCTTCTTGATGTTACGGGAATCCCAGAAGCGAATGAGACGACCAACAACGAACTGAGAAGTTCTTCCGAGGCGGAGAGAGTTGAAAGTGGAGTGGGCGACGACGGCGTTAGCGACTGGAGAAACTGCAGAAGTCATTTTCGGAGCGGGCGTTACAGAGCTAAGCAGGGAGAAAAAGTAGAAAGAAAAGTTAAGAGCAACCGAGAGCTAACCTTAGAAGCCCCTATATAATGGAGACTGGAGAAGCGTTAGAAGAAGCCAAATCGTATCAGCGGCGGTGTAAGTGTGCGTCAATGAGATGAGTGACGGAACTCGTATCGTCAGATGAGGAAGCGTCTCTGTGTCGAAGAACAATCTGGAAGTAAAATGAAACCCTAGGAGTCGCGAAAGAAGTCAGAGACGGCCCAACCAATAACAACTGAAAATcctgataaaaacaaaacagacCACGAGAAAAATAAAACACGTGAGGCCCACTGTCCGAAAACCCACTCGTCagcgtaaaaaaaaaataaaaaacgtgGGACCTATTGTCGACATGTCGCCTCATGGGAGAGAAACTCTcctattatataatagattatgaTTATGAAACGCGTTATTGGCTAATCGTATAGTGCTCAAAAATACAATAGGTACAAGTTAAAGTCAAATATCCTAAGTCCACTACGGCTTTTGATTGGTTGATCGAAcggaaaaaataaacaaaatttcattCGAGAAATTAAATACAAGATAAAAAATATgaacttttgtttatttttcatcaaaattagagaggaaaaccaagttgctttggtctagtggtataggAGCTCCAGCTGGAGTGCTCGTCCCTGGGTTCGAGTCTTGGCCATTGCGAAATTTACATGTGGGCTGCAGCACCCGAGACCGAAGAACGTTACACGGTGAGCCACATGATGACGCCTTGGCAGCGTCCAtgctcacttcggtctctagtctggaccatCTCGGTTGGGCCAGGATACTCGGTTAGCAAACAAAAAATTAGAGagaaaactttttttcataaatTCTTTTGTCCATAAAAGTAGTTTAGAAGAATAGAGTGAGATCCCCTTGTtaataatttaaagaaaaatttagttTGATAGGTATAAAATTGAGAGACAAATAATTTACCACAACTTTTtgggaaaaaatattttttttttggtaaatgttaaaTGACAAAAGCATCTTAGCTGTAACATTATGTGAAAAACAAATTGAACTCTTTTAGAGAACCGAAATTCTCATATCAAAATATGTACTAACAAAAGGTGATTAATGTGATTCtcataaaataatttctttatGAGAATGTAAATAATTTCTTTCAAGGAAATTGAATCCGAACGTACCACTGGTTCGTGGGATATGATGTTTATAGTGGTAACAAAGGTTTGGAATAAAAAGTTATATGGGATCATTTAGTTTCTGATTTCAATCCACAGACCGAAACCCTATACCAAACTCTGTAATTTGTATAGTCGATTATATAGGGTAGTATATACACCGAAGAAGATTAATGTACCAGTTGACACTTTGTTTTTAACCTTTTACAGTTTCGCTGGTAcgtaaaaattatcttttttttttggataaaaaataCGTAAAAATTATTGGGAGATGAATTTGTGTAGAATTTGTGAATTTTGAGAATTGATAGATTTAAAAAAGTTACTTGGattgtgaaaatttatatacattgaaTTATGAAATTCGATCATAACTTTTCTTAAATTGATatagattttcatgaatttgtattacatcttttctatcattttttgtaaaataaatatagaaatcaTATAGcgtgattatttatttttttgttttcaaattaaaaagaaaataatactgatacatacaaaattgaacaattttcttaaatagaaattttataagattttgtcacaaaaaaacatttaaaaaagaaaataaccgaaagaagtttcattaaaaatataaaagactaTTTTACCCTTacagtataaatgtatatataaaaaagttgtttttatatttttttttttcaaattcgaacatttttataatatttctattttataaaaaaatatttttttcaaattttcttttgaaattcgaaaatgttttttgaaactatttaaaaaaatatatattttaaaattgctaagatttgtaaatgtaattattattatttatatttaaaatataattttaaaaaaaataattatatattcaaaaatgtaaaagtatataaatgtaATGAATTATAGTTTTGAACATATAATTTCGATTTAAGGTGCAATAAATATTTggtaagaataattattttgttttctagtatATTTATCACAaggattttgaaaatcacatggatacatatgatatttttaaagttgagtcttatgagtaaaaatgaatagaattcatctcccaataacactatatttagttagaattagagaatcaataataactaaactttttgaataacaagagatttgaatggattttgaaattttttaaaccaataataatGAATTCtactaagatttttgaaatccatgaaccaataacaatggattcttaaaattcacaaactctACACAAATTCATCTCCCAATAACCCTTTTAGACggagaaattatattttcaattagGTTTGGATAAGATAGTGTGACTAGGAGTTAGTTATTTGCAAGCTTTGACATTGAATAATTGTTATTTTCTCGACAGACATtcaataattaattaatctacaaaacaaaactaattaaaatactTAAGTAGTGAGTACTATTGAACCAACAAGCTATCAAGGATCGAACTCTCACctctatataaatatacacaCACAACCtatcaaaaatatatccaaACTTTCCAAAAGTAAacagaaacaaacaaatatGGAAAACATGCTCGTGCTCTGTCTGCTACTGCTCTCAGTTTCAGTTGCAACTTCACAGTCCGTGATTGATTCGGCCACTTTCCTCCGATGTATCGTACGACAGGGATTGAACCCACCGGATCAAACCTCTGAAGTAACCTACATCCCAACAAACTCCTCTTTCACCACCGTCCTCCGCCGCCGCATACCCAACCTCCGTTTCGACAAACCCACCAGCCCAAAACCCCTCGCCGTCGTCACCGTAAAAAATTGGTCGCAAATCGGAACGGCGCTAGCATGCTCTCGCGAGCTCTCTGTCCAGGTCAGAATCCGAAGCGGAGGCCACGATTTCGAAGGTCTGTCTTACACCTCCACAGTCCCGTTTTTCGTCATCGACATGTTCAATTTCAGATCGATCGACGTCAACCTCACAGAGGGGACAGCTTGGGTAGATTCCGGCGCCACCATCGGAGAGCTTTACTACCGTATCGCAGAGAAGACCAATGTCTTTGGATTTCCAGCGGGTTTGACTCCGACGTTAGGCGTTGGTGGACATTTCAGCGGTGGAGGGTACGGAACTATGATGAGAAAGTACGGCTTGTCCGTGGACAATGTTATCGGATCCGGAATCATTGATTCAAATGGGAATATCTATACCGATCGAGTTTCAATGGGAGAAGATCTTTTCTGGGCGATTCGAGGAGGTGGAGCGGCGAGCTTCGGCATAGTGCTGGGATACAGAATCCGACTGGTCCCGGTGCCGGAGAGAGTTACGGTGTTCACGGTCGGCAAAACCGTCGGAGAAGGAGCTTTTGATCTTATAATGAAGTGGCAGAGTTTCGCTCCCAGTACAGATCGGAACATGTTCGTGAAGCTGTCGTTGACTATAGTCAACGGTACGAAGCCTGGTGAGAAGACGGTTTTAGCCTCCTTCATTGGGATGTATTTAGGTGGGTCGAGTAAGACGTTGAACGTGATGAACCGGGATTTCCCGGAACTAAAGCTGAAGAGAATCGATTGTACGGAAATGAGATGGATCGATTCGGTTCTATTCTGGGCCGGTTATCCGATCGGTACACCAACTTCCGTACTGTTGGACACGACAGTTGCGAACAAGTTGTTCATGAAACGTAAATCAGACTACGTGAAGCAGCCGATTTCGAGAACCGGTCTCGATCTGATACTCAAGAAATTGGTGCAAGTTGAAAAGGTTGAAATGAATTGGAATCCCTACGGAGGAAGAATGGGTGAGATCACGAGTTCGAGGACTCCATTCCCACATAGAGCAGGAAACTTGTTCAACATTGAGTATCTTATAGACTGGTCGGAAGCTGGAGATGCGGTGGAGAAGGATTACTTGTCACGTGCACGTGAGATGCATGGGTTCATGACCCCATACGTGTCTAGTAATCCGAGGGAAGCGTATCTTAATTACCGTGATCTTGACATAGGGTCAGGTGGTAATTCAACCACTTACGAAGGAGGTAAAGTCTATGGAGCTAAATATTTCAAAGACAACTTCGAGAGGTTAGTGAATATTAAATCCATCTATGATGAGATAAACTTTTGGAGGAACGAACAAAGTATTCCGGTTCGGAAATAATTACTACATGATCACAGAAGTGTTATGATTTGTGACATGCATGTATTAagtttttcagaaaataaaGCAAGAAATATGTATTAAGATTCTGTTCAATAAAATGTTGTGAAATGTACTGAGATCTTTGGTTGGAGGATATAGGCATGtgcattttctttctttcttttatatcaTAACGTACATGGCCAGAGCGAGATAGTTCTATGATTCtatcatataatataagatatgaATTGTCATATGGAAGTATATAAGGTGTGCTCAATCCAATTAATCCGAaccaaccaaaccaaaaaaGTAATATGATTTCATTTCGAGTATTCTAACCAACAGAGTTTTTTAAAGTCATCAAGTTCGGATTGGGGACGGATAATACCCGAGCAATCCATATAACGTGATAACATgtacatatatcatatatatatttacttaagttataatatttattttagtttgctGTAAAACTGAATCTCAATAAAGTgacagttttttttcttttatttgtttataataacacaaatttgtttaaatatataattttactttGGTGACTATTCTTCTTACCACAAAATCTGATCGGAAACAATGAACACATCCCATATTGAATAGAAAGTTCACATTCTTATTAGCACCTACAACTTTTGTGTATTTTTTGGGTCAAATCTTTTGTGTATTTCAtgcacactttttttttgtttacaaatttGATAGCATTATGACTTGTGGGATTTGGATAATTTATTCTTAAGGGTGTTGAATCTAGTAAACCGAACCAAttaaaactgaaccaaaataaagaaaatagaatttagaTTTGGTAATATCGTATAAATCGAATGtatgttatttttaagaaaccacGTTATATTGATATAGTTTGGTATATACACaccaattaattaaaatatagtagaaTAGATACATGTAAATTCTACAATATAactgaaaacatatatacatagtttattttacttatatgattttgatatTTAAGACGTTAATTTGaataatttgttaatttaataaataaaggcTTATACTGACATACATTtgtgataaaatttatttatgtaataatattatgatattattaaatttagttatttttatttatgaagattataatattcattttatttaactGTTTTTATAGCTAAATAAATACAATTATAGTTTTTGGGTATACaaccaaataaaccaaaaatcaacagtatataaacaaaattaaggCAAATTAGATATAGTTTTAATGCAGTAGCTGATTTTTATAgacaaaaaaaccaaaaatttgaatAACCAAACTAAAACAGGACCAAAATCTGGATTGAACGGCCTTAAATTATTCTTGATATCCTAccatttttatcttaaaaaaaatctccatTTAGGTTTCTTATGTATTTCTAAACATAGCTATTTTCAGGAATTGCGGACAACCACGGATCACAATTGATACCCTTGCCAATTACCCTACATTTTGGTTGGCAggatatatattacataaattataattgACTTCGACGTAATTACATAATGAAAGTTGGCAACGTTTGACCAAGAAATATTCAAAGTAACCGCACTTTCGCACAAGGCCAAAAATTtcgtcatttttttttggtttggcaAAAgccacaatttttttatatttatccaAATTTTAGACACTCAAAAGtggtcaaaataattaaaagtaagAGAGATGAATAAAACGTAtcttatctttcttctcttctttgctGCATCGTATTCATCACCGGGCGCTGCAGCAGATCCCGCGAATGTCTACGAAGACTTTGTCCGATGTTTCAAAAACAAGACGAACATCTCCGACGAGGATCTAACCGACGTCGTTTTGCCCCGTACCAGCGTTTCCTTCACCCCCGTTCTACGCGCATACATCAGAAATGCTCGTTTCAACACATCATCAACGCCGAAACCGTCCGTCATCGTGCTGCCACGTGTTGATTCCCACGTTCAAGCCGCCGTGATCTGCACCAAAACGCTGAATCTCCAGCTCAAGATCCGGAGCGGAGGCCACGACTACGACGGTCTCTCTTACGTCTCCGCCGTAACGTTCATCGTCCTCGATCTCTCTAACTTCCGAAACATCACCGTCGATATGAAAGACGACGGAGGATCCGCTTGGGTTCAAACCGGAGCCACGCTCGGCGAGCTTTTCTACCGGATCTGGGAGAAGAGCGAGGTGCACGCTTTCCCTGCCGGAATATGTCCTACCGTCGGCGTCGGAGGACACGTAAGCGGCGGCGGATACGGACACATGATTCGAAAGTTCGGGCTCACGATAGATTACGTCGTGGACGCTACCATCGTCGACGTCAGCGGCCGAGTTCTTGATCGGAAATCGATGGGGGAGGATCTCTTCTGGGCGATACGAGGCGGAGGAGCCGGAAGCTTCGGCGTCGTTTTGGCTTTTAAGGTGAAACTCGTGGAGGTTCCCAAAACCGTCACCGTCTTCAGGATAGATAAAACGACGGACCAAAATGCCCTCGACATGGTCTATAAATGGCAGTTCGTGGCTCCAAGAACCGACCCGGGTCTGTTCATAAGAGTTTTGTTAGCCTCTCCGACCAAGAACAAGACGCAGACGGTGAACGCTAAGGTAAGAGCTTTGTATCTGGGAAACGCCAGCGACGTCGTTTCAATGATGGCGAAGGAGTTCCCTGAGCTGGGTCTGAAGATAGATGATTGTAAGGAGATGACGTGGATCCAATCACTCTTGTGGTGGATGAACTACAAAGACGTGGAGAAAGTAAAACCGGGAGTTTTACTTGAAAGAGATCCGGGCTCCGCTAAATTTGTCAAGAGGAAATCGGATTACGTGGAGAAGGAGATAACCAAACCCGAACTAAACCGGTTGATTCAGCAATTGGAGACGTTAGACAGAACCGGTTTGGTTTTGAATCCATACGGAGGGAATCTAAACGCGACCGCAACCAACGAAACGGCATTTCCACATAGGCACAAACTATACAAAATCCAACATTCGTCGACATGGTCAGATCCTAGACCAGAAGCGGACAGGCTTTACGTTGGTAGTTTAAGAACGACCTATAGAATCATGACTCCGTTTGTGTCGAAAAACCCTAGGAGCTCGTATTTAAACTATAGGGATGTCGATATCGGGGTTAACGACCATGGAAAGGATAGTTATCGAAAGGGAGAAATCTATGGGAGGAAGTATTTCGGAGAGAACTTTGATCGGTTGGTTCGGGTGAAAACCGCTGTAGATCCGGAGAATTTCTTTAGGAATGAGCAGAGTATACCAACCTTACCTCATAAGAGAAGGTAGACAACTTTAGTTCATGTGACCATTGTTACTTTTCGTTTATGTTTCTTCATGAAACTTGGAATAAATTTTGTCTTCTAACCATATTCCACGTTTTGAACGTTAGTTGTGTATCGAACCTTGGATACTCAACGTACGATCAAGTTCATAGCAAACTTCATAAACGgtccaaaacaagaaaaaacgtTAGTCAATACAATAATAACATAATGCGTCTCTCTATGCATTCGGAAACAAAGCACTTTTGGCTTCAATTAAACAGATAATAATTAACTCCAAGATTAAGGTTTCTAGGTTTAGAGAGTTTGTCCACTTATCCACCTCTCGAACAAGATGAAGCTCTCCACTGGTCTATACTCTGGCGTGTGCCCGCCACCCTATATAAACCAAACCCATCAACGTAACCAATCAAGATATCTGATATAGAATATAAAAGCTTTGCATTTGTGTTAATGAAAATTTGGGATCAAAGagttactttcttttttttgattaaattttatatttattaatcaaaGAATGAATGGGCAGTTACTTTCACAGTGGCATATGTCATCTTATTAGCATAAGTTTGGGTGTATCTGCAAATAAAAACGTTGACAAGCTCAAAACAAAACGAACTAAAAGaaattaagaaaagaaagaaaaagtgaTTGGTGTATATATATACCCAGCGACTTTATCTTGTATCATCCATGGCCTCCATTTCT
This region of Brassica napus cultivar Da-Ae chromosome C5, Da-Ae, whole genome shotgun sequence genomic DNA includes:
- the LOC106409928 gene encoding uncharacterized protein LOC106409928 translates to MTSAVSPVANAVVAHSTFNSLRLGRTSQFVVGRLIRFWDSRNIKKNGEFMGITILLLDELDSVIHGFIPANRASHDRPDLKSGSIVKVDRFEVARCASTYKITEHQFVIRFTPSTRICEVLTDAPVINSERFMVRRYDHVPFQFSHLHN
- the LOC106407667 gene encoding berberine bridge enzyme-like 11, with protein sequence MENMLVLCLLLLSVSVATSQSVIDSATFLRCIVRQGLNPPDQTSEVTYIPTNSSFTTVLRRRIPNLRFDKPTSPKPLAVVTVKNWSQIGTALACSRELSVQVRIRSGGHDFEGLSYTSTVPFFVIDMFNFRSIDVNLTEGTAWVDSGATIGELYYRIAEKTNVFGFPAGLTPTLGVGGHFSGGGYGTMMRKYGLSVDNVIGSGIIDSNGNIYTDRVSMGEDLFWAIRGGGAASFGIVLGYRIRLVPVPERVTVFTVGKTVGEGAFDLIMKWQSFAPSTDRNMFVKLSLTIVNGTKPGEKTVLASFIGMYLGGSSKTLNVMNRDFPELKLKRIDCTEMRWIDSVLFWAGYPIGTPTSVLLDTTVANKLFMKRKSDYVKQPISRTGLDLILKKLVQVEKVEMNWNPYGGRMGEITSSRTPFPHRAGNLFNIEYLIDWSEAGDAVEKDYLSRAREMHGFMTPYVSSNPREAYLNYRDLDIGSGGNSTTYEGGKVYGAKYFKDNFERLVNIKSIYDEINFWRNEQSIPVRK
- the LOC106407225 gene encoding berberine bridge enzyme-like 12; its protein translation is MNKTYLIFLLFFAASYSSPGAAADPANVYEDFVRCFKNKTNISDEDLTDVVLPRTSVSFTPVLRAYIRNARFNTSSTPKPSVIVLPRVDSHVQAAVICTKTLNLQLKIRSGGHDYDGLSYVSAVTFIVLDLSNFRNITVDMKDDGGSAWVQTGATLGELFYRIWEKSEVHAFPAGICPTVGVGGHVSGGGYGHMIRKFGLTIDYVVDATIVDVSGRVLDRKSMGEDLFWAIRGGGAGSFGVVLAFKVKLVEVPKTVTVFRIDKTTDQNALDMVYKWQFVAPRTDPGLFIRVLLASPTKNKTQTVNAKVRALYLGNASDVVSMMAKEFPELGLKIDDCKEMTWIQSLLWWMNYKDVEKVKPGVLLERDPGSAKFVKRKSDYVEKEITKPELNRLIQQLETLDRTGLVLNPYGGNLNATATNETAFPHRHKLYKIQHSSTWSDPRPEADRLYVGSLRTTYRIMTPFVSKNPRSSYLNYRDVDIGVNDHGKDSYRKGEIYGRKYFGENFDRLVRVKTAVDPENFFRNEQSIPTLPHKRR